The following are encoded together in the Deltaproteobacteria bacterium genome:
- the atpB gene encoding F0F1 ATP synthase subunit A: MDELSKIWQWNYRIGDYNLVFNVETLIMTWIVMAVLIFFAISATRKLAYVPSPLQTIAEFIVTTFDGLVQDALELKDYRKYSPLICALFMFLLLSNWIGIIPYLSEPTKDLNTTLSMGLLGFVIAHYSGIRAKGLKRYLSEYCQPMFFMAPLNIIGEIAKVVSVSFRLYGNIMGGSIIILVVSHLLWNLVIPPFLNLFFGLFVGTIQAFVFTMLTLVYISVQIK; the protein is encoded by the coding sequence ATGGATGAACTGAGCAAAATCTGGCAATGGAACTACCGGATAGGGGATTATAATCTCGTCTTCAACGTAGAAACATTGATCATGACGTGGATTGTCATGGCGGTATTGATCTTTTTCGCGATCTCTGCGACGAGGAAGCTGGCTTATGTTCCGAGTCCCCTACAAACGATTGCTGAATTCATTGTGACGACATTTGATGGCCTGGTTCAGGACGCACTCGAGCTTAAAGACTATCGCAAGTACTCGCCTCTGATTTGTGCGCTGTTCATGTTTTTACTGCTGTCCAACTGGATAGGAATTATCCCATACCTGTCGGAGCCGACCAAGGATCTGAATACTACCCTGAGCATGGGTCTGCTCGGTTTCGTTATTGCGCACTATTCAGGCATCAGGGCGAAAGGTCTCAAGAGGTATTTATCCGAGTACTGCCAGCCGATGTTCTTTATGGCGCCTCTCAACATCATCGGCGAAATTGCCAAAGTGGTATCGGTCTCTTTTCGACTCTATGGAAACATTATGGGAGGATCCATCATCATTCTCGTAGTGTCCCACCTCCTTTGGAATCTGGTAATACCGCCATTTCTGAACCTTTTTTTCGGCCTATTCGTTGGCACCATACAAGCGTTTGTTTTCACCATGCTGACACTCGTGTACATTTCAGTACAGATCAAGTAG
- the atpE gene encoding ATP synthase F0 subunit C, whose amino-acid sequence MSGASYLSAGIAIGFGAIGAAVGEGYCAGHATRASARRPNLSGDIVKNMLVGQAVAESAGIFALVVSMLLIFMDFHTIHASSLSSAAAILGAGICIGFGAIGSGIGSGYPAATACEGLARQPQVASQLTTNMLIGSAVCQTPAIFAMVVAFMLMFMDFSGSPVSPTWAALLGAGFSTGLAAIGSGIGGGMAAGASCEGVARNPVTLGATTTTMLVGQAVAQTPAIFGLLVSFILMFKSYPASSALAAPMALLSAGICMGFGSIGPGYGNGITAESAVAWVSRNHEFTAVLTRTMLVGQAVAQSTAIYAMVVALVLIFVF is encoded by the coding sequence ATGTCGGGAGCGTCCTACCTTTCGGCTGGGATTGCAATAGGTTTTGGAGCCATAGGCGCCGCCGTTGGAGAAGGGTATTGCGCGGGTCATGCCACCCGGGCCTCGGCCAGAAGGCCCAACCTTTCTGGAGACATTGTCAAGAACATGTTGGTTGGGCAGGCGGTAGCTGAATCCGCGGGCATATTCGCCTTGGTCGTGTCCATGTTGCTCATCTTCATGGATTTTCACACCATTCATGCCTCCAGCCTGTCCAGCGCGGCAGCGATCCTGGGCGCGGGCATTTGTATAGGGTTCGGCGCCATAGGATCGGGCATAGGATCGGGTTATCCGGCGGCCACGGCATGCGAAGGCCTGGCGCGGCAGCCCCAAGTCGCTTCACAGCTTACCACCAACATGCTGATCGGTTCGGCGGTGTGCCAAACTCCGGCCATTTTTGCCATGGTAGTCGCATTCATGCTGATGTTCATGGATTTCAGCGGCTCGCCCGTGTCTCCCACGTGGGCGGCGTTGCTAGGCGCCGGTTTCTCGACGGGGTTGGCGGCCATTGGCTCCGGGATCGGCGGCGGAATGGCGGCCGGCGCCAGTTGTGAAGGAGTAGCTCGAAATCCGGTAACGCTTGGCGCGACGACGACCACCATGCTGGTGGGTCAGGCCGTGGCCCAAACTCCGGCTATTTTCGGCCTGCTGGTGAGCTTCATCCTGATGTTCAAATCCTACCCCGCATCCTCTGCATTAGCAGCCCCTATGGCCCTCCTGAGCGCAGGCATCTGCATGGGATTCGGAAGCATCGGACCGGGTTATGGTAACGGCATTACTGCGGAAAGCGCCGTAGCCTGGGTCAGCCGTAACCACGAGTTTACCGCAGTATTGACCAGAACCATGCTGGTGGGACAGGCGGTGGCGCAATCCACGGCTATCTACGCCATGGTGGTAGCGTTGGTTCTGATTTTCGTATTTTAG
- the atpE gene encoding ATP synthase F0 subunit C, which produces MAIEGADIIKAAALLGAGIAMGLGAIGPGVGEGYTAGKCCEAVGRNPQEAGLLTRTMLVGQAVAESTGIYSLVVALLLMFVI; this is translated from the coding sequence ATGGCAATTGAAGGCGCGGACATAATCAAGGCGGCAGCTCTTTTAGGTGCGGGCATCGCGATGGGACTCGGAGCCATCGGACCCGGAGTCGGAGAAGGTTACACTGCGGGCAAGTGCTGTGAGGCCGTTGGCAGAAACCCACAGGAAGCGGGTCTCTTGACCAGAACCATGCTGGTCGGTCAGGCCGTAGCTGAATCCACCGGCATCTACTCGTTGGTTGTGGCTCTGCTGCTGATGTTCGTAATTTAG
- a CDS encoding ATP synthase F0 subunit B, protein MISINATLLVQLINFLLLMYILNRLLFRPILQTVRERRERIEQARKDAKDMTKQGEDLLVENGLKIEAAKTEANQRKEIMKAEAQVEADRIIADSMVGEEKIVTRIRDEIAQEAHAVRQTFRKQAQGLSIYVTKKVIGRELK, encoded by the coding sequence GTGATCAGCATTAATGCCACCTTGCTCGTTCAACTCATCAACTTTCTTTTGTTGATGTACATTCTCAATCGTCTCCTTTTCAGACCGATCCTCCAAACGGTGCGGGAGCGAAGGGAACGTATCGAGCAGGCAAGGAAAGACGCTAAGGATATGACGAAACAGGGCGAAGACCTGCTTGTCGAAAACGGCTTGAAGATCGAGGCAGCCAAGACCGAAGCCAATCAGCGTAAAGAGATCATGAAGGCTGAGGCCCAGGTGGAAGCCGATCGTATCATCGCCGACTCTATGGTGGGAGAGGAAAAGATCGTCACCAGGATTCGAGATGAAATAGCCCAGGAAGCCCACGCAGTTCGACAGACCTTCCGAAAGCAGGCGCAGGGGCTTTCCATTTATGTGACCAAGAAGGTTATTGGTAGGGAGTTAAAATGA
- a CDS encoding ATP synthase F0 subunit B — MKWIQTRLPALFGFLATAGTATAAEGDWVYRDEWDLAWRIINFLILAFIVVKFGKDPIRNLLRNRSAEIDSEIKKAELLKAEAQKEYQGILAEVSQAGDRIREMTEIILAQAEAHRRRLIEEAETAASRTIEDAKAISEFELRKARHELREELVDMAIQLAEEKIRTKITRKDHIQLAEKYVSDLASARLAH, encoded by the coding sequence ATGAAGTGGATACAGACCCGCTTGCCCGCTCTTTTTGGTTTTCTCGCAACTGCGGGGACGGCAACGGCTGCCGAGGGCGACTGGGTATACCGTGACGAATGGGATCTTGCCTGGCGCATCATTAACTTCCTGATCCTTGCCTTTATCGTCGTCAAATTCGGCAAGGATCCCATCCGGAATCTACTTAGAAACCGCAGCGCCGAAATAGACTCGGAGATCAAGAAAGCGGAACTGCTTAAGGCTGAAGCTCAAAAGGAATACCAGGGAATACTGGCTGAGGTGTCACAGGCGGGTGACAGGATTCGGGAAATGACCGAAATCATCCTTGCCCAGGCCGAAGCACACAGAAGACGTCTTATAGAGGAAGCTGAAACAGCGGCGAGTCGCACCATCGAAGACGCCAAGGCCATCTCCGAATTCGAACTCCGCAAGGCCCGTCACGAGCTGCGCGAAGAACTGGTGGATATGGCGATCCAACTGGCGGAAGAAAAGATCCGCACCAAGATAACCAGAAAGGATCATATCCAGTTGGCTGAGAAATATGTTTCGGATTTGGCTTCTGCACGATTGGCCCACTGA
- a CDS encoding universal stress protein, which yields MERTILIGLDESINSTRVVDYAARISRVVKNLTYTLMTVQSSIPPFLIDEAKQEAAAYQKLKKVQKRNEEAASNLLERCKQIMVDQGVDEARIELHTRPKKLGIAQDVLEKAEKGLYDALLVGRRGLTRTQQIFMGSTSNKIVNNAANVPVWIVDGEIESMKILVAVDGSPTSLRVVDHLTHMVGGNPEVKVTFLHVTPKLADYCAIDFEEDEAKTIEDALLAEDVQCIDHFHAQALTMLHEAGLTDKQVRFKIKTTAVSVAKVVREEARRGKYGTVVVGRKGQHKAFFMGSTCNKLIQTMTNCALWVIV from the coding sequence ATGGAACGTACGATATTGATAGGCTTGGATGAATCGATCAATTCCACCAGAGTGGTAGACTATGCCGCGCGCATTTCCAGGGTTGTGAAAAATTTGACCTATACACTTATGACCGTTCAGTCGTCCATACCTCCCTTTTTGATTGATGAAGCCAAGCAAGAAGCGGCGGCCTATCAGAAGCTCAAGAAAGTCCAGAAGAGAAACGAAGAAGCGGCCAGTAACCTGCTCGAAAGATGCAAGCAGATTATGGTGGACCAGGGGGTGGACGAGGCTCGTATCGAACTGCACACCCGCCCAAAGAAGCTGGGGATAGCCCAGGACGTCCTGGAAAAGGCGGAAAAAGGGTTATACGACGCTTTGCTGGTAGGCCGACGCGGTCTGACCAGAACCCAACAAATATTCATGGGGAGTACGTCCAACAAGATTGTCAACAATGCCGCCAACGTGCCCGTGTGGATCGTGGACGGGGAAATCGAATCGATGAAAATTCTAGTGGCGGTGGACGGTTCCCCCACATCGCTGAGAGTCGTTGATCACCTTACCCATATGGTGGGAGGAAATCCGGAAGTGAAGGTCACTTTTCTGCACGTGACCCCGAAACTGGCCGACTATTGCGCCATCGACTTTGAGGAGGATGAGGCTAAAACGATAGAGGATGCCTTGCTGGCCGAGGACGTGCAATGCATCGATCACTTTCACGCTCAGGCATTGACCATGCTGCACGAGGCGGGACTGACCGACAAACAGGTCCGGTTCAAAATCAAGACTACGGCCGTGTCCGTGGCCAAAGTCGTTCGTGAGGAGGCCCGGCGCGGCAAGTACGGTACCGTGGTCGTGGGCAGGAAAGGTCAACACAAAGCCTTTTTCATGGGCAGCACCTGCAACAAGCTGATTCAGACCATGACCAATTGCGCGCTGTGGGTGATCGTTTGA
- a CDS encoding acyloxyacyl hydrolase, translating into MIPVKQTASLRLCMGASFHTEEDINFVSVLPYYACRFCRVGSPEDLALAFHFVFEGAVHTYTDPETGVGLGLIPMLRFDLENRYVVPYLGLGVGPYYFSLDVPELGQAWNFLSQAEFGIRFNCVQHLGWHLSYRLQHVSNAGMSDRNSGVNSHLVLLGVSYSF; encoded by the coding sequence ATGATCCCTGTCAAACAGACCGCGTCGCTTCGGCTCTGTATGGGCGCTTCATTCCATACGGAAGAAGATATCAACTTCGTCTCCGTTTTGCCCTATTACGCTTGCCGCTTCTGTCGCGTGGGGTCTCCGGAGGATCTGGCTTTGGCCTTCCATTTCGTTTTCGAGGGCGCCGTGCATACGTATACGGATCCGGAAACAGGTGTAGGCCTGGGCCTGATTCCCATGCTCCGGTTTGATCTTGAAAACAGGTACGTCGTACCTTACCTTGGATTGGGAGTCGGACCGTATTATTTCAGCCTGGACGTTCCGGAGCTGGGACAAGCCTGGAATTTTTTGTCTCAGGCTGAATTTGGAATCCGGTTCAACTGTGTGCAGCATTTGGGTTGGCACCTGAGTTACCGACTCCAACACGTATCCAACGCCGGGATGAGTGACAGGAATTCAGGGGTGAACTCGCATCTCGTTTTGCTGGGGGTTTCCTATTCATTTTGA
- a CDS encoding xanthine dehydrogenase family protein molybdopterin-binding subunit → MPLRAISAVVPGTFKYIQDLSLPGMLYGKILFSKYAHARIAHVDTSRAEKLLGVRAVITAQNTPEIRFGFYKDNVALKGGKVRSYRDEVAAVAAVDPDIAAEAVRLIRVEYEPLPGVFDPFEAMKEGAPLVHEEHKGNVLKLPWKFIAGDPDSAREQSAYEVEDRYEVTWVTHCCMGTSGCVAVFDVRNNLTLYSTTQIPHLAIRDFNNALTKMGINNPKTRIVKTTIGGAFGSKLDTHPFEYIAVLLAHRTHKPVKIVFDRTEEFFATPGRQPAVIDIAQGCDTEGRLTFRDVRMVLDNGAYTSWGATTPTVMMMPVSSLYKVPNVRYSAKCVYTNNLYCQAMRGYGNPQATFAIESQIDHLAEEAGMDPYEFRVLNANEPGETTPQEFKITTCGLCDCLDAVARNLNWKTKRGKGDMRRGVGMASLIHVGGGARVYKSDGCGTIIKMDDYGKIDLFTGATDIGQGSETVIAQVVAEELGLFVEDINVIDYDTDVCPWDVGVHASRTTFVACNSALGAARKIKARILEMASRILATDPSDLSISRRVVSSKSNPDRSIMIDKLLRDAHYSLGGRMLMSEYFYDPQNENLNKEFKGNLSMTYSYGAHGIEVEVDTATGKVRILDYVAAHDVGRAINPMLLEGQVQGGALMGVGYALTERLILDKGEVMNPNFRDYKILTAADAVRVKPIIVETEDSEGPFGAKGIGEPGCVPSAPALANAIYDAVGVRIRDLPITPEKVLRALKERARKEAPGPQPA, encoded by the coding sequence ATGCCCTTGCGGGCAATATCTGCCGTTGTACCGGGTACATTCAAATATATTCAGGATTTGAGCCTTCCGGGCATGTTGTATGGGAAGATCCTGTTCAGTAAGTATGCCCATGCCCGCATTGCGCACGTCGACACGAGCCGGGCCGAGAAGTTGTTGGGGGTCCGAGCCGTCATCACAGCCCAAAACACGCCGGAAATCCGGTTCGGATTTTATAAGGACAACGTGGCGCTGAAAGGTGGCAAAGTTCGTTCCTACCGGGATGAGGTGGCCGCTGTGGCGGCGGTGGATCCCGACATAGCCGCCGAGGCGGTTCGGCTGATCCGGGTGGAATACGAGCCGCTCCCCGGTGTGTTCGACCCGTTTGAAGCCATGAAGGAGGGCGCACCTCTGGTGCATGAAGAGCATAAGGGGAACGTGCTCAAGTTACCGTGGAAATTCATTGCCGGAGACCCGGACAGCGCCAGGGAGCAAAGCGCTTACGAGGTGGAGGATCGGTACGAAGTCACCTGGGTGACCCATTGTTGCATGGGGACCAGCGGATGCGTGGCGGTGTTTGACGTCAGGAACAACCTCACCCTGTACAGCACGACGCAGATTCCGCACCTGGCCATACGGGATTTCAACAATGCGCTGACCAAAATGGGGATCAATAATCCCAAGACGCGTATTGTCAAGACGACTATCGGAGGTGCGTTCGGGAGCAAGCTGGACACCCATCCTTTTGAATACATCGCCGTTTTGCTGGCGCACCGGACCCACAAGCCGGTGAAGATCGTTTTTGACCGAACGGAAGAGTTCTTCGCCACTCCGGGGCGACAACCGGCTGTCATCGATATTGCTCAGGGTTGCGATACCGAAGGCCGCCTTACGTTTCGGGACGTGCGCATGGTTCTCGACAACGGGGCATATACTTCCTGGGGAGCGACCACTCCTACCGTTATGATGATGCCGGTGTCTTCCCTGTATAAGGTTCCCAATGTGCGCTACTCGGCCAAGTGCGTTTACACGAACAACCTGTATTGCCAGGCCATGCGCGGGTACGGCAACCCCCAGGCCACGTTCGCCATCGAGAGCCAGATCGACCATCTGGCCGAAGAGGCCGGGATGGATCCGTACGAGTTTCGAGTGCTGAACGCCAACGAGCCCGGAGAGACCACACCGCAAGAGTTCAAGATTACCACGTGCGGGCTGTGCGACTGTCTGGACGCGGTGGCCCGAAATCTCAACTGGAAGACCAAACGGGGCAAGGGCGACATGCGCAGGGGCGTCGGCATGGCATCGCTCATACACGTGGGCGGTGGAGCCCGGGTGTATAAGTCCGACGGATGTGGAACGATTATCAAGATGGACGATTACGGTAAGATAGATCTCTTTACGGGCGCTACCGATATCGGGCAGGGTTCGGAAACCGTTATCGCACAAGTGGTGGCCGAGGAGCTGGGATTGTTCGTTGAAGACATCAATGTGATCGATTATGACACGGACGTCTGTCCCTGGGACGTTGGAGTGCATGCAAGCCGGACCACTTTCGTGGCGTGCAATTCAGCGCTGGGAGCCGCGCGAAAGATCAAGGCTCGGATTTTGGAAATGGCGTCTCGAATTCTGGCAACGGACCCGAGCGACCTTTCGATTTCCCGGCGGGTAGTGAGTTCGAAAAGCAATCCCGACCGGTCGATCATGATCGATAAGCTTCTTCGGGACGCCCACTACAGCCTGGGGGGACGGATGTTGATGTCCGAATATTTCTACGACCCTCAAAACGAGAATCTGAACAAGGAATTCAAAGGGAACCTTTCGATGACGTACTCTTATGGCGCCCACGGTATCGAAGTGGAGGTCGACACGGCAACGGGAAAAGTCCGGATTCTGGACTATGTGGCGGCTCACGACGTGGGACGAGCCATCAACCCCATGTTGCTCGAGGGACAGGTCCAGGGAGGGGCTCTCATGGGAGTGGGGTATGCGTTGACCGAGCGGCTCATCCTGGACAAAGGCGAAGTGATGAATCCCAATTTCCGCGATTACAAGATCCTCACCGCCGCCGATGCGGTCCGGGTGAAGCCGATCATTGTGGAAACCGAAGACAGCGAAGGTCCATTCGGCGCCAAAGGGATCGGGGAACCCGGTTGCGTTCCGTCGGCGCCGGCGCTCGCCAACGCGATATACGACGCCGTAGGCGTCCGCATCAGGGATTTGCCTATTACGCCGGAAAAGGTCCTGCGTGCCTTAAAGGAGCGCGCACGGAAAGAGGCGCCCGGACCCCAACCGGCCTGA
- a CDS encoding (2Fe-2S)-binding protein produces the protein MKSLIRFKLNGHEVEVEAPHHWTLLRLLREGLGYTGTKEGCGSGECGACTVIVDGLSVNSCLYPALEIEGCDVLTIEGLALEDGELHPIQKAFVEYGAVQCGYCSPGMVLSAKALLDRNPHPDEEEIRHALAGNICRCTGYIQIYSGFEPSGHVVWEDPVQ, from the coding sequence ATGAAAAGTCTGATCCGATTCAAACTCAACGGACACGAGGTTGAAGTCGAGGCGCCTCATCATTGGACATTGCTGAGGCTGCTGAGGGAAGGACTGGGCTACACGGGAACAAAGGAGGGCTGCGGCAGCGGGGAGTGCGGAGCGTGTACGGTCATTGTGGACGGTCTTTCAGTGAACTCGTGCCTGTACCCGGCCCTCGAGATCGAGGGCTGCGACGTATTGACCATCGAAGGGCTGGCGCTCGAAGACGGGGAACTGCACCCGATCCAGAAGGCATTCGTCGAGTACGGCGCCGTACAGTGCGGATACTGCTCACCGGGCATGGTGCTGTCCGCAAAGGCGTTGCTCGACCGGAACCCACACCCCGACGAGGAGGAAATCCGGCATGCCCTTGCGGGCAATATCTGCCGTTGTACCGGGTACATTCAAATATATTCAGGATTTGAGCCTTCCGGGCATGTTGTATGGGAAGATCCTGTTCAGTAA
- a CDS encoding xanthine dehydrogenase family protein subunit M: MVTFEYLKPRSLDEAISLMESYGEEAIYVAGATDVMVKIRERKIAPKYLISLRHVDGLDTIRMDEEGVLYIGSGVTHRRLELSEMIQRTYPIIHDAVRNIGSVQVRNVATIGGNVVNAVPSADGAVPLLTLDAVAEVKGPKGGRRIPLRDFFIGPGMTLLEHGEIVTEFEVPARPARTGSCYIKHTRREAMELPLLGVAAILSLRGENRRCEKVRLGLGVAAPTPIRAFGAESVLEGAELVEENILKAADTAAMEARVRDSVRGEAWYRREMVGVLVARAIRMCAARAEERA; this comes from the coding sequence ATGGTCACTTTCGAGTATCTCAAGCCCCGAAGCTTGGATGAAGCCATTTCGCTCATGGAAAGCTACGGAGAGGAGGCGATCTACGTAGCCGGGGCCACGGATGTAATGGTAAAGATCAGGGAACGTAAGATTGCGCCCAAGTACCTGATTTCGCTCCGCCATGTCGATGGATTGGACACCATTCGGATGGACGAGGAAGGTGTGCTTTACATCGGCAGCGGCGTAACCCACCGCCGGCTCGAACTTTCCGAAATGATCCAAAGAACGTATCCGATCATTCACGATGCGGTTCGAAACATCGGTTCGGTGCAGGTTCGTAACGTCGCCACCATTGGAGGAAACGTGGTGAACGCCGTGCCTTCGGCGGATGGCGCGGTTCCGCTGCTGACCCTGGACGCCGTCGCGGAAGTGAAGGGACCTAAAGGAGGGCGCAGGATACCGCTCAGAGACTTCTTCATCGGCCCGGGCATGACCCTGCTCGAGCACGGGGAGATTGTGACCGAGTTCGAAGTTCCGGCCCGTCCGGCAAGAACAGGTTCCTGCTACATCAAGCATACGCGCCGGGAGGCCATGGAGTTGCCTCTATTGGGTGTGGCGGCGATTCTTTCGCTCAGGGGAGAGAATCGTCGTTGTGAAAAGGTTCGGCTGGGCCTTGGTGTGGCCGCGCCTACACCCATAAGGGCGTTCGGAGCCGAATCGGTTCTTGAAGGCGCCGAGCTTGTCGAGGAGAACATCCTCAAAGCCGCCGACACGGCGGCGATGGAAGCGCGCGTGCGGGATTCGGTGCGGGGAGAAGCGTGGTACAGGCGCGAAATGGTGGGCGTGCTCGTGGCAAGAGCAATCCGAATGTGTGCGGCAAGGGCGGAGGAACGCGCATGA
- a CDS encoding ABC transporter substrate-binding protein, which produces MKRFLMVVLILGMILTLGSPVRAEEPIKLGVFFALSGPAAFIGTPTKLVAEMVVSEINKAGGINGRPLELVIGDTESDPTKTVMVAKRFIEKDKVAAIIGPTRTDTGMAVKKLIEEAKIPTFMTVGGDPVIMSGMHGGKDFGTAHWIFKSPQRSSIAVSKVYEYLKAKGVKKIALFTASDGFGKDGKRWLDKFAKDYGLEIVIDESFNPSDTDMSVQLTKIRGTDAEVIICWTIGPAGAIVAKNVKQLGVALPLFQCHGLPGPDYVELAGPASEGNLMPSTKLMAPDQLADTDPQKKVIQEFVRLYNDVYNLDEQFPINTHSGYAWDAIYIVADAMKKVGTDPDKLRDAIEKTDGFVGVSGVYHISPEDHNGLGTDSMIIVKIEDGRWILQDY; this is translated from the coding sequence ATGAAACGATTTTTGATGGTTGTCCTGATTCTCGGGATGATCCTGACGTTGGGATCACCGGTTAGGGCCGAAGAACCGATCAAACTGGGAGTGTTTTTTGCTCTGTCGGGTCCGGCGGCTTTCATCGGAACCCCCACCAAGCTGGTGGCTGAGATGGTGGTGAGCGAGATCAACAAGGCCGGGGGTATCAACGGCAGACCTCTCGAACTGGTGATTGGCGATACGGAGAGCGATCCCACCAAGACCGTTATGGTGGCCAAGCGGTTCATCGAGAAAGATAAAGTTGCGGCCATCATCGGTCCTACTCGCACCGATACGGGGATGGCCGTTAAGAAGCTCATCGAGGAGGCAAAGATACCGACGTTCATGACCGTGGGAGGGGATCCGGTCATCATGAGCGGGATGCACGGGGGCAAGGATTTCGGCACGGCGCACTGGATTTTCAAGTCTCCTCAGCGTTCTTCCATCGCCGTGAGCAAGGTGTATGAATACCTGAAAGCCAAAGGCGTGAAGAAGATCGCACTGTTCACTGCCTCGGACGGTTTCGGCAAGGACGGCAAGCGCTGGCTGGACAAATTCGCCAAGGACTACGGCCTCGAGATTGTCATTGATGAGTCGTTCAATCCCAGCGATACGGACATGTCCGTGCAGTTGACCAAGATTCGCGGGACGGACGCGGAAGTGATCATCTGCTGGACCATCGGACCCGCCGGCGCCATTGTGGCCAAGAACGTCAAGCAACTGGGCGTCGCCCTGCCGCTGTTTCAGTGCCACGGATTGCCCGGCCCCGATTACGTCGAGTTGGCGGGCCCGGCTTCCGAAGGAAACTTGATGCCCTCCACCAAGTTGATGGCTCCGGATCAGCTCGCGGATACGGATCCTCAGAAGAAGGTCATCCAGGAGTTCGTGCGGCTGTATAACGACGTGTACAATCTGGATGAACAGTTTCCCATCAACACTCATTCCGGATATGCCTGGGACGCTATCTATATTGTGGCGGACGCCATGAAGAAGGTGGGTACGGACCCCGATAAGCTGCGGGACGCCATAGAGAAGACCGACGGATTCGTGGGTGTCAGCGGCGTGTACCACATCAGCCCGGAAGACCACAATGGTTTAGGCACCGACTCCATGATTATCGTCAAAATCGAAGACGGTAGGTGGATTCTGCAAGACTATTAG
- a CDS encoding phenylacetate--CoA ligase produces the protein MAGRFMPEIASEEELLALQLEGLKWTVNHAYQGSEFYRRRLNDAGVKPETIRSLDDLRRLPFTTANDLRDGYPFPLRSVPFEKIVRIHASTGTTGKRKVLCYTRKDIDDWTHFFARCYEMAELTPEDRIQIAVGYGIWTAGISFQTACERFGAMAVPVGPGNLDMQCQFLEDIQSTVICCTASMGLLLAEQVRERGLGDRIKLRKVIMGSERSSEAMVQKMKDLLGVEDVFDIPGLTELYGPGTGLDCVHHAGIHYWADYYILEIVDPDTLEPVPEGEVGEMVVTTLRKEGAPLIRYRTRDLTRLIPGRCACGSVLPRHDRLVGRSDDMFIFRAVNIYPSNVDEILSGIQGLGSEYQIVLERLSDGKDHMVVRAERDGAIPDEDVPALAERVRAEIKTKMMVTADVEIVAYGALPRSERKSKRVYDHR, from the coding sequence ATGGCAGGGCGTTTCATGCCTGAGATAGCATCTGAAGAAGAACTGCTGGCCCTCCAATTGGAAGGTCTTAAATGGACGGTGAATCATGCGTATCAAGGGTCGGAATTTTACCGGCGCCGTCTGAACGACGCCGGCGTGAAACCCGAAACCATAAGGTCCCTCGACGATCTGAGGCGATTACCTTTCACCACGGCGAACGACCTCCGGGACGGATATCCGTTCCCTCTTCGCTCCGTTCCCTTCGAAAAGATCGTCCGTATACACGCCTCCACCGGCACCACGGGCAAGAGAAAAGTGCTCTGCTACACCCGGAAAGACATTGATGACTGGACCCATTTTTTTGCGCGCTGTTATGAAATGGCGGAGTTGACGCCGGAAGATCGGATACAGATCGCCGTTGGATACGGCATCTGGACGGCGGGAATCAGTTTCCAGACGGCATGTGAACGGTTCGGCGCCATGGCCGTGCCCGTGGGACCGGGGAACCTGGACATGCAGTGTCAATTTCTGGAGGACATTCAGAGCACCGTCATCTGCTGTACCGCATCCATGGGGCTTCTGCTGGCCGAGCAGGTCCGTGAACGGGGGCTCGGGGATCGGATCAAACTTCGGAAAGTCATCATGGGCTCCGAAAGGTCCAGTGAAGCCATGGTCCAAAAAATGAAGGACCTGCTGGGCGTCGAAGATGTGTTCGACATTCCGGGACTCACGGAACTCTACGGGCCGGGAACCGGCCTGGACTGCGTGCACCACGCGGGCATTCACTATTGGGCGGATTACTACATTCTCGAGATCGTGGATCCGGATACGCTCGAGCCCGTTCCGGAAGGCGAGGTGGGGGAAATGGTGGTTACCACGCTTCGCAAGGAAGGAGCGCCCCTTATCCGTTACAGGACGAGGGACCTGACCCGGTTGATTCCGGGCCGATGTGCGTGTGGAAGCGTGCTGCCTCGTCACGACCGTCTGGTGGGACGGTCCGACGACATGTTCATTTTCAGAGCGGTGAACATCTACCCGAGCAATGTTGACGAGATCCTGTCGGGGATCCAGGGGTTGGGGAGCGAGTATCAGATCGTTCTGGAACGCCTTTCCGATGGGAAGGACCACATGGTTGTGCGCGCCGAACGAGACGGTGCGATTCCCGACGAGGATGTTCCAGCCCTGGCCGAAAGGGTCAGAGCGGAAATCAAAACGAAAATGATGGTAACGGCGGATGTTGAAATCGTGGCGTACGGCGCGCTCCCGAGGAGCGAACGCAAGAGCAAGCGAGTGTACGATCACCGGTGA